The Thermosynechococcus sp. genome has a segment encoding these proteins:
- a CDS encoding DUF3727 domain-containing protein: protein MGSNYQNQQNSNEQPWEEEDFEEEMEQLRLYDDAGRFLDCYIEFRLNVQGETYALLRPVDYPVEIFAVVAENDEEETLVPLEEEEIDEVFDTARAILAEQNLTLKRTALTLTVVGELPDLDEDEILTVEVEADDGIEEYQPLGSSFFYGTREYSVYTPLSPTLYVARLVPGQEPELLSPQDFEHLQPLLEQHLVTHLLEQEDWED, encoded by the coding sequence ATGGGCTCAAACTATCAAAACCAGCAAAACAGTAATGAGCAGCCTTGGGAAGAGGAAGACTTCGAAGAGGAAATGGAGCAGCTCCGCCTCTACGATGATGCGGGTCGCTTCCTCGACTGCTACATTGAGTTTCGTCTGAATGTGCAAGGGGAAACCTATGCGCTGCTGCGCCCGGTGGACTACCCCGTAGAAATTTTTGCGGTCGTGGCTGAAAACGACGAGGAAGAAACCTTGGTGCCCCTAGAGGAGGAGGAAATTGATGAAGTCTTTGATACAGCCCGTGCCATCCTTGCAGAACAAAACCTCACCCTCAAGCGCACCGCACTCACCCTCACCGTAGTAGGCGAACTGCCAGACCTAGATGAAGATGAAATTCTCACGGTTGAGGTAGAAGCCGATGATGGCATCGAGGAGTATCAACCCCTCGGTAGTAGCTTCTTTTATGGGACACGGGAATACAGTGTTTATACGCCCCTGAGTCCTACCCTTTATGTGGCTCGCCTGGTTCCTGGTCAAGAGCCTGAACTGCTTTCTCCCCAAGACTTTGAACACTTGCAACCCCTCTTGGAGCAGCATTTGGTGACCCATTTGCTGGAACAGGAGGACTGGGAGGACTAG